In the uncultured Methanobacterium sp. genome, one interval contains:
- a CDS encoding ABC transporter ATP-binding protein — protein MVKESFKFFFYKFIRKHILTLALILFLSFFTLLFSFISPLLIKALVDDVFVGRNISLFFYIILGIIVMYVVSAVASYFNSYVAGKLQLVLLKEVSENAFNEIQLASLKDTHDFKVGDLITRIMSNTQIAINIPIRIIPQFFMNISSIIIPFIIMLSLNYQLALIIMTPVVLFAISSSIFGRRMENLQRRFLDINASVYSFLKENLGIIPLIKVFNLESWSNNRFQKQMDDYYGVSLNYTKTSALNSSLSSLILGVPVVLLIIFGGYMVMDGTISLGTFTAFLSYTSIFFSPISQLSSLWTSYKSSLPAFDRLKEILDIDKGSAGNKELILKEGIIEFNDVWFSYNNRYILKNFNTTFSKGLNYIVGENGTGKSTILKLICSLYPADKGSITIDNQEIGELKRDSLIENISMIFSEPYLFDESIYENIRIGNLDASQEDIIRVAKLVKIHDFIESTPLKYETQVGEEGIMLSSGEKQKIALARAVLKNSPILLLDEVTRSIDADSRDAIHAVINDLKSDKTIIVVTHNANEIESDSNIIKLKQL, from the coding sequence ACAAATTTATCAGGAAACATATTTTAACTCTGGCACTGATATTATTTTTAAGCTTTTTTACGCTTTTATTCTCTTTTATTAGTCCTTTGTTGATAAAAGCTCTGGTAGATGATGTTTTTGTAGGTAGAAACATCAGTTTATTCTTCTATATCATCTTAGGGATCATAGTGATGTACGTGGTATCTGCTGTTGCCAGTTACTTTAACAGTTATGTTGCCGGTAAGTTACAGTTAGTTTTGCTCAAGGAAGTATCAGAAAATGCTTTTAATGAAATCCAACTGGCCTCTTTAAAGGATACCCACGACTTTAAGGTGGGGGATCTTATAACCAGGATTATGAGTAACACTCAAATTGCCATAAACATTCCCATCCGCATAATTCCCCAGTTTTTCATGAATATAAGCAGCATAATCATTCCATTTATCATAATGCTATCCTTGAATTACCAGCTAGCGCTTATAATCATGACCCCAGTTGTGTTATTCGCAATTTCCTCATCCATATTTGGTAGGAGAATGGAAAATCTCCAAAGAAGATTCTTAGACATAAATGCATCAGTATATTCATTTTTAAAGGAAAATCTTGGCATAATCCCCTTAATTAAAGTTTTTAATCTGGAATCCTGGTCAAACAACCGGTTCCAGAAACAGATGGATGATTATTATGGAGTCTCCCTGAATTACACTAAAACTTCCGCCCTGAACTCTTCCCTGAGTTCTCTAATACTGGGAGTGCCGGTTGTTCTACTGATTATTTTTGGGGGGTACATGGTAATGGATGGAACTATAAGTTTAGGGACATTCACTGCTTTTTTATCTTACACTTCCATCTTTTTTTCTCCTATTTCGCAGTTATCCAGTTTATGGACATCTTATAAAAGTTCCCTACCTGCTTTTGATCGTTTAAAAGAGATACTGGACATTGACAAGGGATCTGCAGGAAACAAAGAACTCATCCTTAAAGAGGGAATTATAGAGTTTAATGATGTTTGGTTCTCTTATAACAACCGTTACATCCTGAAAAATTTTAACACCACCTTCAGTAAGGGCTTAAATTACATTGTCGGTGAAAACGGTACCGGGAAAAGCACCATCCTTAAGCTGATCTGCTCACTCTACCCTGCAGATAAAGGAAGTATTACAATTGACAACCAGGAGATTGGTGAACTTAAAAGGGACAGTCTTATTGAGAATATTTCAATGATATTTTCCGAACCGTACCTTTTTGATGAGTCAATTTATGAGAATATTCGAATTGGTAACCTGGATGCATCACAGGAGGATATTATTCGCGTTGCGAAACTGGTTAAGATTCATGATTTCATAGAAAGCACTCCTCTTAAGTACGAGACTCAGGTAGGGGAAGAGGGGATAATGCTTTCCAGTGGTGAAAAACAAAAAATCGCATTGGCCAGGGCTGTTTTGAAAAATTCACCTATTTTACTTTTGGATGAAGTAACTCGCTCCATAGATGCGGATTCAAGGGATGCAATCCACGCCGTGATTAATGATCTCAAAAGTGATAAAACTATCATTGTTGTTACCCATAATGCTAATGAAATTGAGTCTGACAGCAATATAATAAAATTAAAACAATTATAA